A genomic window from Streptomyces showdoensis includes:
- a CDS encoding TioE family transcriptional regulator, which produces MRPTDLARRHGISTQAVRNYEADGCLPPAARTPSGYRVYTETHAAALDAYLALVRAYGHATGGRIMNALHSGALDAALTAVDRGHAQSLRDRETLDAVRGAVEHLLAHPAERPAAGPDTRTVGELARRLRVTRATLRNWEGAGILAPARDAATGHRVYGPADVRDAELAHLLRRGGYPLDRIAEVVRQIRTAGGTQALGAALEGWERRLTARRLAMLDAAARLGRYLDLRPDLDPLQA; this is translated from the coding sequence GTGCGACCGACCGACCTGGCCCGCCGGCACGGCATCTCGACCCAGGCGGTCCGCAACTACGAGGCCGACGGCTGCCTCCCGCCCGCCGCGCGCACCCCCAGCGGTTACCGGGTCTACACCGAGACCCACGCGGCGGCGCTCGACGCCTATCTCGCCCTCGTCCGGGCGTACGGGCACGCCACCGGCGGGCGGATCATGAACGCGCTGCACTCGGGCGCGCTCGACGCCGCCCTGACCGCCGTCGACCGGGGCCACGCCCAGTCGCTCCGGGACCGGGAGACCCTCGACGCGGTGCGCGGCGCCGTGGAGCACCTGCTGGCGCACCCGGCCGAGCGCCCCGCGGCCGGGCCGGACACCCGCACGGTCGGCGAGCTCGCGCGCCGGCTCCGCGTCACCCGGGCGACCCTGCGCAACTGGGAGGGGGCCGGGATCCTCGCCCCCGCGCGGGACGCCGCCACCGGCCACCGCGTCTACGGGCCGGCCGACGTCCGCGACGCCGAGCTGGCGCACCTCCTGAGGCGCGGCGGCTACCCGCTGGACCGGATCGCCGAGGTGGTCCGGCAGATCCGTACGGCGGGCGGCACGCAGGCGCTGGGCGCCGCCCTGGAGGGCTGGGAGCGGCGGCTCACGGCACGACGGCTCGCCATGCTGGACGCGGCCGCGCGCCTCGGCCGGTACCTGGACCTCCGCCCGGACCTCGATCCACTCCAGGCGTAG